CCTATGCCGTCAAAAAGCTGGTGGGCCAGGTTTTCCAATTGCGAGTTGCCGGTTTCTTCGGTCACGATGTTGTTGATAACAGGATTGGCAGATTGCGCGCTGGCAGCACCACTATAAAGTAAAGCGACCACTGCAAATGGCCTTGCCTTATGCCAAATATGAAGGCCGAAATTCAGGTTAATGTGTTTCATGAACCTAATTTAGGTAAAAGGAGGGAGGCATTGGCAGAAACTGCCTGTAGGTAGAATAATTGTTACAATTATTCCTACTCACCTTGAGTTGGCTGGATTTATGTGGATACCCTAAAAAGGAGAATTTTTGAATACACGCCGAATGAGAAACTGGTTGAGTGGAAACATTAGCCGGGCAAATGAAAGTCAACGTTCCGCGCCTTTGTATTATCCTGTGTATTTAACCTCAATATTGATCATCAATCCTCCATATCGTTCACAATTTCAACAGCGGCGAAAAACGAGAGGCCTTTGAGCACCAAAACTTTATCAGACTTTTGTTTCCTGGTTAGGTAGCTCCGGTTGTCTTCCAACTGAGAGGCAAAATGGGTTATATCGGCTTCAATTTGCCAGTTGGAGGGGATTACGATGGTTACCTGGCCAAATGCCTGCGATATATCTACGAAGGCAGTGCCTGAAATGTCGGCCTGGGTAAAATCCAGTTCGGTGCTGCCAAATACATTCTTGACACTTCCTCCTTTAAAATCTTTCGAAATTATGGTTCTTTTTATCTCGCCAAAAATGGTTGAAGTATCAAAGCTATCGTTGGCGTTTTGGCTCATGGTTCCTGATAAAATGTTCATATCCTTTGATTTAATCGTCGAACAAAGGTAAGTAACACAGCCGCCGCCGAAACTCAAAGTTTGCAAAGTGGTGTAAGTTGTCGGTAAAAGTGGGGATTATGTCGGTAAACTAAACGGCAGTGTTTAGTTTAAATTGGCCACTCCTCTGAAAAATTGTATCGCGCCAAAAACTATCGCGCCCCAAAATATAAAGCCAATATGGGCGAGTGTCAGTATCAGGCCACCGCCGCACCATAAGGCGCCGTAAAGCATATCTTTTTTTGCTTTATCTTTTTTTGCGTCTACAATCTGTTGTTGAAGCATATTAACAATGTATTCGGCATTTTCGGTATCTAAGCCGCGTTCAAGCAATGCGGCTTTTACTTCAAATACGTTTTGGCCTGCCATAAACAGGTTGCACGCATATTGATACATTTGGTCAAACGTATTCTGAGTTATGGTTGCTGTTTCTTCCATTGTGATAAGTTATCAGGTTTTGTGCATGCCTGCCTTATTGCAGGCACTATAAATTTATTTATTGTAATTGGTTTTTGCAATAGGGGCGAAATAATTTTGCAAAATAACCCGCAGATCACCCATATTCGGCAAACTTAAACCTGTTGTTGGCAGATGGTTCGAGATTCCATCTTTTTTAACAACAATTCGCCATGTATT
The genomic region above belongs to Mucilaginibacter sp. KACC 22773 and contains:
- a CDS encoding LiaF domain-containing protein, which gives rise to MNILSGTMSQNANDSFDTSTIFGEIKRTIISKDFKGGSVKNVFGSTELDFTQADISGTAFVDISQAFGQVTIVIPSNWQIEADITHFASQLEDNRSYLTRKQKSDKVLVLKGLSFFAAVEIVNDMED